One window from the genome of Bacillus tianshenii encodes:
- a CDS encoding alcohol dehydrogenase catalytic domain-containing protein, whose amino-acid sequence MKALTYQGKNKVEVKKVDDPKIQYDDDMIVRITATGICGSDLHLYKNGIPLEEDYIIGHEPMGIVEEVGPKVKKVKKGDRVVIPFNIGCGDCFFCNNQMESQCDNSNPHSDAGALFGYSKQFGNYPGGQAEYLRVPYADFTSFVVPKNSELADESVLFLSDVVPTAYWSVEHSGVKRGDTVLVLGSGPIGLMAQKFAWLKGAARVIAVDHVEHRLEHAKTTNRVETYNFEEHDDIGSMLHESTKGGADVVIDCVGMDGKVSTKEKVKNAVGNQKGTISPIITASQAVRKFGTVQLTGVYASEADNFPLPDFFSRNVSLKMGQAPVIHLMPKLYDMIERGEFDPTDIITHKLSLDDAPKGYDIFDKKSDDNIKVILKP is encoded by the coding sequence ATGAAGGCCTTAACATACCAAGGCAAAAACAAAGTCGAAGTGAAAAAAGTAGATGACCCGAAGATTCAATATGATGATGACATGATTGTCCGTATAACAGCAACAGGTATTTGCGGTTCTGATCTTCACTTATACAAAAACGGTATCCCACTAGAAGAAGACTACATTATTGGGCATGAACCGATGGGAATTGTGGAGGAAGTTGGGCCAAAGGTGAAGAAGGTGAAAAAAGGCGACCGTGTAGTGATTCCTTTTAATATCGGGTGTGGTGATTGTTTCTTCTGTAACAACCAAATGGAAAGTCAGTGTGACAATTCAAACCCACACAGTGATGCAGGTGCCTTGTTCGGTTATTCCAAGCAATTTGGGAACTATCCAGGCGGACAAGCGGAATACTTACGCGTTCCATATGCAGATTTCACCTCTTTTGTTGTACCTAAAAACAGTGAGCTTGCTGATGAAAGTGTGCTGTTCCTCTCTGATGTTGTTCCGACCGCTTATTGGAGTGTCGAGCACAGCGGTGTGAAAAGAGGCGACACTGTTCTTGTATTAGGCTCCGGTCCAATCGGCTTAATGGCTCAGAAGTTTGCATGGTTAAAAGGCGCAGCACGTGTGATTGCAGTTGACCATGTTGAGCACCGGTTAGAGCATGCGAAGACAACAAACAGAGTAGAAACGTACAACTTTGAAGAGCACGACGACATTGGTTCTATGCTGCATGAGTCCACGAAAGGCGGAGCAGACGTCGTTATCGACTGCGTCGGAATGGACGGGAAAGTTTCAACGAAGGAAAAAGTCAAAAATGCGGTCGGCAACCAAAAAGGCACAATCAGCCCAATTATCACCGCTTCACAAGCTGTCCGAAAGTTCGGCACTGTTCAATTGACAGGCGTATACGCAAGTGAAGCCGATAACTTCCCGCTCCCTGATTTCTTCTCACGCAACGTCTCCTTAAAAATGGGACAAGCGCCTGTTATCCACTTAATGCCGAAGCTGTATGACATGATTGAACGAGGCGAATTCGACCCTACAGACATTATTACCCATAAGCTAAGTCTGGACGATGCTCCAAAGGGCTATGATATCTTTGATAAGAAATCAGACGATAATATTAAAGTGATCTTGAAGCCATAA
- a CDS encoding ATP-binding protein gives MKREREQYVFSIEGYKQYVSLREEVNGCLQRSLGDQFYFVEIAINEAVNNCFFHGTPNLPAKSIMVQLEIRALNKKTMIRIRDNSVGFAGNDRLRIIGEDVQGFKENSLYGESGRGIFMMRELVDRMMYNKQGNELLLVKDHSCSK, from the coding sequence ATGAAGCGAGAACGCGAGCAATATGTGTTTTCCATCGAGGGTTACAAACAGTATGTGTCATTAAGAGAAGAAGTGAATGGGTGCCTGCAGCGAAGTTTAGGCGATCAATTTTATTTTGTTGAAATTGCGATTAATGAAGCGGTTAATAATTGCTTCTTTCATGGTACGCCAAATCTTCCAGCTAAGAGTATAATGGTTCAGCTTGAGATTAGAGCGTTGAATAAGAAAACGATGATTCGTATCCGTGATAACAGTGTTGGATTTGCAGGAAATGACAGATTAAGAATCATTGGTGAGGATGTTCAAGGATTTAAGGAAAACTCGTTATATGGAGAATCAGGCCGAGGGATATTCATGATGCGAGAACTCGTTGACCGAATGATGTACAATAAGCAAGGAAATGAGTTATTGTTAGTAAAAGATCATTCGTGTTCGAAATAA
- a CDS encoding STAS domain-containing protein, with the protein MIQEIRENEDGIIFVLSGKIYADEATILREKILEYLENSNQHIICDLTGVTYIDSAGLGVLVAVHKRTKENNRTLIIKGLNGMVKEMFELTRLTKVFTIQ; encoded by the coding sequence GTGATTCAAGAGATTAGAGAAAATGAGGATGGTATCATATTCGTCTTGAGTGGAAAGATCTACGCTGATGAAGCAACGATCCTGCGAGAAAAAATCCTAGAATATTTAGAAAATTCAAATCAACATATTATATGTGATCTAACGGGCGTCACATATATTGACAGCGCCGGCTTAGGTGTACTTGTAGCCGTACATAAGCGGACGAAAGAAAATAACCGAACATTAATTATCAAAGGGCTTAACGGCATGGTGAAGGAAATGTTCGAATTAACACGCTTAACGAAGGTATTTACGATTCAATAA
- a CDS encoding PAS domain-containing protein, protein MEGQRTRQQTLNQKNWMLQAIASMSAGVIVTDPKVAGNPVIYVNEAFTTLTGYSEEEIIGRNCRFLQGEESDKHTIEQIRKAIQQQRSITVEIKNYRKDGTIFWNELTIDPIFAQDGSLDLFVGIQNDITIRKEKQQEILNAFFDQKALLESISDIILVADETGQLIKWNKQLNDYTDLSNKQLESKHVNDLLYQINAKQAQSLLREITETGAVEFECKLLRNNDQLIPFHWSITEMKDAKERFIGYAAVGRNITERLAIQENMKVAGDIQKNLLPADIDNQWVTIHSIYYPNQYVSGDLFAFHEEDGVLQLFLADIMGHGVATALHSSGLRVLFHQVAKKSCSLSEKLAWLNQSCFPIFNEDYYAAGFYVVFDFNKMEMSYAAAGINKFLVSSSEKTYVKKVPGMFIGMFEDAVFEEYSQRIKSGDQYYFITDGILEMMDKQDVEKNLANDDLWDYIDKTAKKGSEKDDATGLCVGIK, encoded by the coding sequence ATGGAGGGACAACGAACACGTCAGCAAACGCTCAATCAAAAGAATTGGATGCTGCAAGCGATCGCAAGTATGTCTGCGGGCGTGATTGTAACCGATCCGAAGGTAGCTGGTAATCCTGTTATTTATGTCAATGAAGCTTTCACCACATTAACAGGTTATTCAGAAGAGGAGATTATCGGTCGTAACTGTCGGTTTCTGCAAGGGGAAGAAAGTGATAAGCATACGATTGAGCAGATACGAAAAGCCATTCAGCAACAGAGAAGTATTACCGTGGAAATTAAAAATTATCGTAAGGATGGGACAATCTTTTGGAATGAATTAACGATTGACCCGATTTTTGCCCAGGACGGTTCGCTTGACTTATTTGTCGGTATTCAAAACGACATTACGATTCGGAAAGAAAAGCAGCAGGAAATCTTGAATGCATTCTTTGACCAGAAAGCACTGCTTGAATCGATTTCAGATATTATCTTAGTCGCTGATGAGACTGGTCAGTTAATAAAGTGGAATAAGCAGCTCAATGACTATACGGACTTATCAAACAAACAGCTTGAAAGTAAACATGTGAATGACCTTCTCTACCAAATCAATGCCAAGCAAGCTCAATCATTGTTACGTGAGATTACAGAAACAGGTGCAGTTGAGTTTGAGTGCAAGCTGCTTCGTAACAATGACCAACTGATTCCGTTTCACTGGAGCATCACGGAGATGAAGGATGCAAAGGAACGGTTTATTGGGTATGCAGCGGTTGGCAGAAATATAACAGAGCGGCTGGCGATCCAGGAAAATATGAAAGTAGCAGGAGATATTCAAAAGAATTTATTGCCTGCTGACATCGATAATCAGTGGGTAACCATCCATTCAATTTATTATCCAAATCAATATGTAAGCGGTGATTTGTTTGCTTTTCATGAAGAGGATGGCGTTCTTCAATTATTCCTAGCCGATATTATGGGGCACGGGGTCGCTACTGCTCTTCATTCCTCTGGCTTGAGAGTGCTCTTTCATCAAGTAGCGAAGAAAAGTTGTTCATTGTCAGAAAAGCTCGCGTGGCTAAACCAATCGTGCTTTCCAATATTTAATGAGGATTATTATGCGGCTGGTTTCTATGTGGTGTTCGACTTTAATAAGATGGAAATGAGCTATGCGGCTGCAGGTATTAATAAATTTCTCGTCAGCAGTTCGGAAAAAACATACGTAAAGAAAGTCCCGGGAATGTTCATTGGGATGTTTGAAGATGCTGTTTTTGAGGAATACAGTCAGAGGATTAAGAGCGGTGATCAGTACTATTTTATTACAGATGGAATACTGGAAATGATGGACAAGCAAGATGTAGAAAAGAATCTTGCGAATGATGATTTATGGGATTATATCGATAAGACTGCCAAAAAAGGCTCAGAAAAGGATGATGCAACAGGTTTATGTGTAGGGATAAAATGA
- a CDS encoding zinc-binding alcohol dehydrogenase family protein: MKAVGLYKYLPIEAEDSFVDVTLDKPVPSGRDTLVNVQAVSVNPVDTKVRSPKEKVEETAKVLGWDACGIVEAVGEDCTLFAPGDEVYYAGDVTRQGSNSEYQLVDERIVGPKPANLSVAEAAAMPLTTITAWEGLYERLGITKEKDEGKSILIINGAGGVGSIAIQLAKWSGLHVIATASRPETEAWCKELGADEVINHHEDFLPQLSEKGLNGVDYIFCLHSTDLHWHKMGEAILPQGKICSIVENENDLPLGVLKNKSATFVWEFMFTRAMYETEDMIEQHRLLKQTSELLDKGILRSTLNETLSPINAERLKEAHRKIESGKMIGKLVVEGF; encoded by the coding sequence ATGAAAGCAGTTGGTCTATACAAATATTTGCCGATTGAAGCGGAAGACAGCTTTGTTGATGTTACATTGGATAAGCCTGTGCCAAGCGGTCGTGATACCTTAGTGAATGTACAAGCTGTCTCTGTTAATCCAGTTGATACAAAGGTTCGCAGTCCGAAAGAAAAGGTTGAGGAAACAGCGAAAGTGCTCGGCTGGGATGCGTGCGGTATTGTCGAAGCTGTCGGGGAGGACTGCACTTTATTTGCGCCAGGTGATGAAGTCTACTATGCAGGCGATGTCACACGTCAAGGCTCAAACAGTGAATATCAGCTCGTCGATGAGCGAATCGTCGGACCAAAGCCTGCAAATCTCTCAGTCGCTGAAGCTGCGGCCATGCCGCTTACGACGATTACGGCGTGGGAAGGACTTTATGAGCGATTAGGCATAACGAAAGAAAAGGATGAAGGGAAGTCGATCTTAATTATTAATGGTGCTGGCGGCGTCGGTTCGATTGCGATTCAGCTGGCGAAATGGAGCGGCCTTCACGTTATTGCAACTGCATCTCGTCCTGAAACAGAAGCGTGGTGTAAGGAATTAGGTGCAGATGAAGTGATCAACCATCACGAAGACTTTCTGCCCCAGCTTTCCGAAAAAGGACTTAACGGTGTAGACTATATTTTCTGCTTACACAGCACAGATCTTCATTGGCATAAGATGGGCGAAGCGATTCTTCCACAAGGAAAGATTTGTTCCATTGTTGAAAATGAAAACGACCTTCCACTCGGTGTGTTAAAAAATAAAAGTGCAACCTTCGTCTGGGAATTCATGTTTACCCGCGCCATGTACGAAACCGAAGATATGATCGAACAACATCGTTTGCTGAAGCAGACGAGTGAACTGCTTGATAAGGGTATACTCCGGTCGACCTTAAATGAAACGTTATCCCCAATTAACGCTGAACGCTTGAAGGAAGCACATCGCAAAATTGAATCAGGTAAAATGATCGGCAAGCTTGTTGTTGAAGGATTTTAA
- a CDS encoding HAMP domain-containing methyl-accepting chemotaxis protein, which yields MDQEGNRVFQKVFLENKMAKNIRSSIAKKLSLLIIMAVLTSLILGAPIAYIQMLVFESGVLDFLGQKVNVLLRTYFTLIINLIIIISFVQFGIKRFVLRPVNEIVKTIEEMQGEKIDLSKKINVKTKDEMNMLANAFNHLIHSLRDVIGTVRQSSSELAASSEQNATSIEEMTSVAKTISANTHSLAEEADKGHGSVTEVSQALLELSSLIQIAQNKAKSADENSSMTSETATEGRDAVNDVIKIMKHIKVKAEEAKQMTTRLEEYSEEITGITDTITSIAAQTNLLALNAAIEASRAGEAGKGFAVVAEEVRKLAEQSNDGAVQVSQITKKISETTKSSVQATLESQAEVDEGVETVNRAGEALDNIIKAVNSTVSDIHEIVNVTNEEVATSEKIVALIDGLATFIENTDTSAHEVSSSTEETTASMGSIAESSEQMNKMAAELKHSVARFNI from the coding sequence ATGGACCAAGAGGGCAACAGGGTATTTCAAAAGGTATTCCTCGAAAACAAAATGGCGAAAAACATACGTTCCTCGATCGCCAAGAAATTAAGTTTGCTTATTATTATGGCGGTTCTTACCAGCTTAATCTTAGGGGCGCCTATTGCTTATATTCAAATGCTTGTATTTGAGTCAGGGGTATTGGATTTTCTAGGGCAGAAAGTAAATGTCCTATTGCGAACATATTTTACACTAATTATTAACCTCATCATTATCATTTCATTTGTCCAGTTCGGCATCAAGCGGTTCGTCTTGCGCCCTGTAAATGAAATAGTGAAAACGATCGAAGAAATGCAAGGGGAGAAGATTGATCTTTCCAAGAAAATTAACGTGAAGACAAAAGATGAAATGAACATGCTGGCAAATGCGTTCAATCACCTTATCCATAGTTTGCGAGATGTGATCGGTACCGTTCGTCAGTCATCTAGTGAACTAGCAGCTTCCTCTGAGCAAAATGCGACATCTATTGAAGAAATGACAAGTGTAGCGAAGACGATCTCAGCAAATACGCATTCACTAGCAGAAGAAGCCGACAAAGGGCATGGTTCGGTGACAGAAGTCTCACAAGCATTATTAGAACTGTCATCGCTTATTCAAATTGCACAAAATAAAGCAAAATCAGCAGATGAGAATTCAAGCATGACGTCAGAAACCGCAACGGAAGGTAGAGATGCTGTAAACGACGTCATCAAAATTATGAAGCATATTAAGGTGAAGGCGGAAGAAGCAAAGCAAATGACAACAAGGCTTGAAGAATATAGTGAAGAAATTACTGGCATTACAGATACGATAACAAGTATTGCCGCGCAGACAAACCTGCTTGCCTTAAATGCTGCAATTGAAGCGTCACGTGCAGGAGAAGCGGGCAAGGGATTTGCAGTGGTTGCAGAAGAAGTACGAAAGCTTGCCGAGCAATCAAATGATGGAGCTGTGCAAGTCTCGCAAATTACGAAGAAAATTAGTGAAACGACAAAGTCTTCTGTACAGGCAACGTTAGAAAGTCAAGCAGAAGTAGATGAAGGTGTTGAAACGGTAAACCGCGCCGGAGAAGCACTTGATAATATTATTAAAGCTGTCAATAGTACCGTGTCTGATATTCATGAAATTGTGAATGTAACAAATGAAGAGGTAGCGACATCTGAAAAGATTGTAGCATTAATTGATGGACTAGCGACCTTTATCGAAAACACCGATACAAGTGCACATGAGGTATCCAGTTCTACAGAGGAAACAACTGCTTCCATGGGCTCAATTGCTGAAAGCTCAGAGCAAATGAACAAGATGGCCGCAGAGTTAAAGCATTCCGTTGCGAGGTTCAACATATAA